The following proteins are encoded in a genomic region of Dyadobacter sp. UC 10:
- a CDS encoding 1-acyl-sn-glycerol-3-phosphate acyltransferase, with protein sequence MFYYFSRFLVRLALPIYLKKLCVSHFDRLPKGKPLLLASNHPDSFFDAVVIGSVLSQPIHTLTRGDVFKKPAAAFWLRQINLIPVFRGSEGRQYLKNHDVTAQESHDALKKDDAVVVFSEGICVNEWRLRPLGKGTARMAYKIWFGEDALPEMKVIPTGLNYENFRGPGKRVALKFGVPISQEEITTSSSDYEKWLREFNEILEIRMNEIILTVPEDLPVQERNNILKTYFSECKSPARDNALLKGLGWIGRILHAPLYTFFTKKTAQLTGRSVFYDSVLFGMLMYIYPVIVGILAVILGAFAGWQAGLASFVALPLLAWVGSKYK encoded by the coding sequence TTGTTTTATTACTTCTCCCGTTTTCTGGTCCGTCTGGCACTGCCTATTTATCTCAAAAAGCTCTGTGTCTCGCATTTCGACCGGCTTCCAAAAGGAAAACCGTTACTGCTGGCTTCCAATCACCCCGATTCGTTTTTCGACGCGGTCGTGATCGGTTCCGTGCTGAGCCAGCCTATCCATACTCTGACGCGCGGAGATGTTTTCAAAAAACCTGCTGCCGCTTTCTGGTTACGACAAATTAACCTGATTCCTGTTTTTCGCGGCTCGGAAGGTCGACAATACCTTAAAAATCATGATGTTACCGCACAGGAAAGTCACGACGCTTTGAAAAAAGACGATGCGGTGGTGGTGTTTTCAGAGGGTATTTGTGTAAATGAATGGCGACTGCGCCCGCTCGGAAAAGGTACCGCCAGAATGGCTTACAAGATCTGGTTTGGCGAGGATGCATTGCCGGAGATGAAAGTAATCCCGACGGGTTTAAACTATGAAAATTTCAGAGGGCCGGGAAAGCGCGTTGCATTGAAATTCGGTGTCCCGATTAGTCAGGAAGAGATCACAACCAGCTCCTCCGACTATGAAAAATGGTTGCGTGAATTCAATGAAATTTTAGAAATTAGAATGAATGAAATAATCCTGACCGTTCCCGAGGATTTGCCGGTTCAGGAGCGCAACAACATTTTAAAGACCTATTTCAGTGAATGCAAATCGCCCGCACGGGACAATGCACTACTAAAAGGACTAGGCTGGATTGGCCGGATTTTACACGCGCCGCTTTACACTTTCTTTACCAAAAAAACAGCCCAGCTAACCGGCAGATCAGTATTTTACGATTCCGTTTTGTTTGGAATGCTGATGTACATTTATCCGGTGATCGTCGGAATACTCGCAGTTATATTAGGCGCATTTGCCGGCTGGCAGGCGGGACTTGCATCGTTTGTTGCTTTACCTCTGCTGGCCTGGGTAGGAAGTAAATACAAGTAG
- a CDS encoding Uma2 family endonuclease: MLNLETQLLERPILKTEMGKRIVSDILNEPDAYFVVQAVIDVLNEERERRAKFYNDITEEDKIEFINGEIIVHSPVKMSHNAATGLLYRLLSIYVGKNQLGFVGVEKIMIKLTRNDYEPDICFFCKEKSIDFGKDQTLFPAPDFVVEIVSPSTERRDKGVKFKDYQAHSVEEYWIIDPEHETLEQYHLNGEEYELILKSGDGTVTSFAIPGFQIPVRAIFDEAENLKAIQQF; encoded by the coding sequence TTGTTAAATTTGGAAACACAACTTTTGGAAAGACCAATTTTAAAAACGGAAATGGGGAAGCGAATTGTGTCAGATATTCTCAATGAGCCGGACGCGTATTTCGTGGTACAAGCTGTGATCGATGTGTTAAATGAGGAGCGGGAGCGGCGAGCCAAGTTTTACAATGATATTACCGAAGAAGATAAAATTGAATTTATCAACGGTGAGATCATTGTGCATTCTCCGGTGAAAATGAGCCACAATGCAGCGACTGGGCTACTTTACAGGTTACTAAGCATTTATGTAGGCAAAAATCAGCTCGGGTTTGTTGGCGTTGAAAAGATTATGATTAAGCTTACTCGTAATGATTACGAGCCAGACATTTGCTTTTTTTGTAAAGAAAAATCTATCGATTTTGGAAAGGATCAGACCCTTTTTCCGGCACCAGATTTTGTAGTAGAGATTGTTTCACCATCGACCGAGCGACGCGATAAAGGTGTAAAGTTTAAAGATTATCAAGCACATTCAGTCGAAGAGTATTGGATTATTGATCCAGAACACGAGACTTTGGAGCAGTATCATTTAAACGGAGAAGAATACGAGCTGATACTCAAATCCGGCGATGGGACTGTGACCAGCTTCGCAATTCCGGGCTTTCAAATCCCAGTTCGGGCAATATTTGATGAAGCGGAAAATCTAAAAGCAATCCAGCAGTTTTAG
- a CDS encoding TIGR01459 family HAD-type hydrolase — MILDNFKSVISKYDVIFFDAFGVLKTYNGLIPGIEKTFAYLNEHGKDFYVVTNDASRSPEQLADSYVKMGINDVTANRIISSGMLAREYLDYKFREGLVAYVGTDNSAHYIETLGLKTVSIREVNLDDAAQINALVFMDDEGFDWNTDLTKTLNLLRKRNIPVIVANTDKTYPASKSRLSIAVGALAKMIEDTIGRQFIRFGKPDPQMFIFAYQHIKNYPNVSKRDILMVGDTLHTDILGGNKFGLDTALVLTGNTQAEDAEVRIRATGIIPTYICVSAVVE; from the coding sequence ATGATCCTCGATAATTTCAAATCTGTAATCTCAAAATACGACGTCATTTTCTTTGATGCTTTCGGTGTTTTAAAAACATATAATGGGTTGATTCCCGGCATTGAAAAAACTTTCGCTTACCTGAACGAACATGGAAAAGATTTTTACGTGGTCACCAACGATGCCTCCCGGAGCCCCGAGCAGCTGGCCGATTCTTATGTGAAAATGGGTATTAATGATGTTACCGCAAACCGGATCATCTCCTCAGGTATGCTCGCACGCGAGTACCTGGATTACAAATTTCGGGAGGGATTGGTAGCCTACGTCGGTACCGATAATTCGGCGCATTATATTGAAACCCTTGGCCTGAAAACCGTTTCTATCCGTGAAGTAAATCTGGACGATGCCGCGCAGATCAATGCACTGGTATTTATGGATGACGAGGGTTTTGACTGGAATACAGATCTGACAAAAACACTTAACCTGTTGCGAAAACGCAATATTCCGGTCATCGTTGCGAATACTGACAAAACTTATCCGGCATCCAAAAGTCGGCTTTCTATTGCGGTTGGAGCTTTGGCCAAAATGATCGAGGACACGATCGGCAGGCAGTTTATCCGCTTTGGAAAACCAGATCCGCAAATGTTCATTTTCGCTTATCAGCACATTAAAAACTATCCTAATGTTAGCAAAAGGGATATTTTAATGGTAGGGGATACTTTGCATACCGACATTCTTGGCGGAAATAAATTCGGGCTGGATACTGCACTTGTGCTTACCGGGAACACGCAGGCGGAAGATGCCGAGGTACGTATCCGGGCCACGGGCATTATCCCCACCTATATTTGCGTCTCCGCAGTGGTAGAATAG
- a CDS encoding YifB family Mg chelatase-like AAA ATPase: MLAKTYGSAVYGVDATIITIEVNVGQGLGFFMVGLADSAVKESQQRVEASLKYFGYKMPRQKLVVNLAPADIRKEGSAYDLPIALCTLYTSEQLTCERSLEDYIILGELSLDGMLRPIKGVLPIAIEARKQGFKGLILPAENAHEAAIVNNIDVIPVETLPDAIAFFEGKLDISPVRIDTRDLFFATQNEYDADFEHVQGQENIKRALEITAAGGHNAIMIGPPGAGKTMLAKRIPSILPPLSLPEALETTKIHSVAGKLGKRATLVSRRPFRAPHHSISDVALVGGGSYPQPGEISLAHNGVLFLDELPEFKRTVLEVMRQPLEERKVTISRAKMAVEYPSNFMLIASMNPCPCGYYNHPEKQCVCGQGVVQKYLNKISGPLLDRIDLHVEVTPVSFDQISSTRKSESSADIRERVIRARQRQTERFKDKKEIYSNAMMTPEMVKEICVIEEAGKALLRKAMERLGLSARAYDRILKVSRTIADLADSDDIRVEHLAEAIQYRSLDRENWAG, from the coding sequence ATGTTAGCTAAAACTTATGGAAGCGCCGTGTATGGCGTGGACGCTACCATTATCACGATCGAAGTGAATGTTGGTCAGGGGCTCGGGTTTTTTATGGTTGGTCTGGCCGATAGTGCGGTGAAGGAAAGTCAGCAGCGCGTGGAGGCTTCCCTTAAATATTTTGGTTACAAAATGCCGCGTCAAAAGCTTGTCGTTAACCTTGCCCCGGCCGATATCCGCAAAGAAGGTTCTGCGTACGACCTGCCAATTGCACTCTGCACGCTCTATACCTCCGAGCAACTCACCTGCGAGCGCAGCCTCGAAGATTACATTATCCTTGGAGAGCTTTCACTCGACGGCATGTTGCGCCCGATCAAAGGCGTACTACCGATTGCGATCGAAGCGCGGAAGCAGGGTTTTAAAGGACTGATATTGCCTGCCGAGAATGCACATGAAGCCGCGATCGTCAATAACATTGATGTTATCCCCGTGGAAACACTGCCGGATGCAATCGCTTTTTTCGAAGGCAAGCTCGATATATCGCCTGTCAGGATCGATACCCGGGACTTATTTTTCGCTACCCAAAACGAGTATGATGCTGACTTCGAACATGTTCAGGGTCAGGAAAATATCAAGCGGGCACTGGAAATTACGGCTGCTGGCGGCCACAATGCGATAATGATCGGACCACCCGGAGCAGGTAAAACAATGCTGGCCAAGCGGATTCCGAGTATACTTCCTCCATTAAGTTTACCGGAGGCATTAGAAACTACCAAGATACATTCAGTAGCCGGCAAGCTCGGCAAGCGCGCAACGCTCGTTTCACGCAGACCGTTTCGTGCGCCGCACCACTCTATCAGCGACGTAGCTTTGGTAGGCGGAGGAAGTTATCCCCAGCCGGGAGAGATTTCACTCGCACATAACGGTGTATTGTTTCTGGACGAGCTGCCTGAGTTTAAAAGAACCGTTCTGGAAGTAATGCGGCAGCCGCTGGAAGAGCGGAAGGTGACTATCTCGCGTGCAAAAATGGCCGTTGAATATCCGTCGAATTTTATGCTGATAGCCAGTATGAACCCTTGTCCGTGCGGGTACTACAATCACCCGGAAAAACAATGCGTATGCGGGCAGGGTGTGGTACAAAAGTATCTCAACAAGATCAGCGGCCCGCTGCTCGACCGCATCGATCTGCATGTAGAAGTCACTCCGGTTTCTTTTGACCAGATATCTTCTACCCGAAAATCGGAAAGCAGCGCCGATATACGCGAGCGGGTAATTCGAGCGCGGCAGAGGCAGACGGAGCGTTTTAAAGACAAAAAAGAGATTTATTCCAATGCAATGATGACGCCGGAAATGGTAAAGGAAATTTGCGTGATCGAAGAAGCAGGAAAGGCGCTCCTACGCAAAGCAATGGAAAGACTGGGCCTTTCAGCCAGGGCTTACGACCGCATTTTGAAAGTATCCCGCACCATCGCGGACCTCGCCGACAGCGACGATATTAGAGTAGAACACCTCGCGGAAGCGATTCAATACCGGAGTTTGGATCGGGAGAATTGGGCTGGGTAA